A window of the Gossypium hirsutum isolate 1008001.06 chromosome A05, Gossypium_hirsutum_v2.1, whole genome shotgun sequence genome harbors these coding sequences:
- the LOC107959993 gene encoding CAX-interacting protein 4, which yields MDCKKFIQLVEEKKKRALEKKEAPLKWEQKLEAAAKARADAEAKERSSKKAKHKRCVFDTDSESDSTDGEIKRRRRIHKKHKKNAHCDSGDHERKKDKKSKKKSKRHSPGSSDDSSNYYGSSSEEERRKKRSCRRWKHHDSKSDSESLVSSDDDDNEIVKRNHRLRRRSVSGTSDTSDENDCRIRKRSHTRHHKRRQQPGSSGSESSSDEAVHVPRRQSHSNHNKHHQRSNSVVSGTLDSDDERPYQRGRSLGNSSDDNHESRNNRSGQRHHHYHHHHHHHHLHRHQPHSEAKNHLSGNSVEPNGKHREDHL from the coding sequence ATGGACTGCAAGAAGTTCATCCAATTGGTTGAGGAGAAGAAGAAGCGAGCTTTGGAGAAGAAAGAAGCCCCTTTAAAATGGGAGCAGAAGCTAGAAGCTGCTGCAAAGGCGAGGGCAGATGCTGAGGCCAAAGAGAGGAGTTCAAAGAAGGCTAAGCACAAAAGGTGTGTCTTTGATACTGACAGTGAGAGTGATAGTACTGACGGGGAAataaaaaggagaagaagaatcCATAAAAAGCATAAGAAGAATGCCCACTGTGATTCTGGTGACCATGAGAGGAAAAAGGACAAGAAGTCAAAGAAGAAGTCGAAGAGACATTCCCCAGGTTCCAGTGATGATAGCAGCAATTACTACGGAAGTAGTTCTGAGGAAGAGAGGAGGAAAAAGCGAAGCTGCCGAAGATGGAAGCATCATGATTCTAAATCAGATTCGGAATCTCTTGTTTCCTCAGATGATGATGACAATGAGATAGTCAAAAGAAACCACAGACTCCGTCGGCGTTCAGTGTCTGGTACTTCAGACACAAGTGATGAGAATGATTGTAGAATTCGAAAGAGAAGCCACACAAGACACCACAAACGCCGTCAGCAACCAGGGTCAAGTGGTTCAGAGTCTTCAAGTGATGAAGCTGTTCATGTACCCAGAAGGCAAAGCCATTCAAACCACAATAAGCATCATCAACGATCAAACAGTGTTGTCTCTGGTACACTAGATTCCGATGATGAGAGACCTTATCAAAGGGGCCGGTCATTAGGTAACTCATCAGATGATAATCATGAGTCAAGGAACAATAGAAGTGGTCAGCGTCAccatcattatcatcatcatcatcatcaccatcaccTTCACAGACATCAACCACATTCTGAAGCAAAGAATCATCTATCTGGGAATTCAGTTGAACCTAATGGAAAGCATCGTGAAGATCACCTTTAG
- the LOC107959991 gene encoding fruit protein pKIWI502 → MAHFMKRHLISFCPTLAPPPSLLPATVTFFYSLSQVTTETMTVIIPSLPHAHLSAPPLPMSILRRLPFHSLTPCHYRPRRRFATLAAVRQDTTVWTPTPISSIETAAESLFHISIDVSSSPDLAASHTLPGQYLQLRLLDVEKPSFLAIASPPSLAASSGAFEFLVNSVAGSTAELLCGLKKGDVVELSQAMGNGFNIDKIDPPEDYPTVLIFATGSGISPIRSLIESGFGADKRSDVRLYYGARNLRRMAYQDRFKEWESSGVKVVPVLSQPDDSWTGESGYVQAAFSRAKQIHSPKGTGAVLCGQRQMTEEVTSILVADGVSSEKILKNF, encoded by the exons ATGGCTCATTTTATGAAACGCCACCTCATCAGCTTCTGCCCAACTTTGGCGCCGCCTCCCTCTCTACTCCCCGCCACCGTAACCTTCTTTTATTCTCTTTCACAAGTCACCACCGAGACCATGACCGTCATTATACCTTCTCTCCCACATGCGCACCTTAGCGCTCCTCCCCTCCCCATGTCTATCCTGCGCCGACTCCCCTTCCACTCCTTAACCCCCTGCCATTACCGCCCTCGCCGTCGATTCGCTACACTTGCCGCAGTTCGGCAAGATACCACCGTCTGGACCCCAACACCGATCTCATCAATCGAGACAGCCGCCGAGTCCCTCTTCCACATCAGCATCGACGTGTCAAGCTCTCCGGACCTCGCGGCCTCACATACCTTACCGGGACAGTACCTCCAGCTGCGGCTCCTTGATGTAGAGAAACCTTCTTTCCTGGCCATAGCTTCTCCGCCGTCACTGGCGGCCTCAAGCGGAGCGTTCGAGTTTTTGGTGAATAGCGTGGCGGGTTCGACGGCTGAGCTTTTGTGTGGGTTAAAGAAGGGGGATGTGGTTGAGCTTAGTCAAGCGATGGGAAACGGCTTTAATATTGATAAGATCGATCCGCCCGAGGATTATCCAACGGTTTTGATTTTCGCTACTGGGTCAGGAATCAG TCCAATTCGATCTCTCATTGAGTCAGGATTTGGTGCTGATAAGAGGTCAGATGTGAGGCTTTATTATGGGGCTAGAAACCTCAGGAGAATGGCTTATCAG GATAGGTTTAAAGAGTGGGAATCTTCTGGTGTCAAGGTCGTGCCAGTGTTATCACAGCCAGATGATAGTTGGACTGGTGAGAGTGGCTATGTACAG GCTGCCTTTTCTAGGGCCAAGCAAATTCATAGCCCTAAGGGCACTGGTGCAGTTCTTTGTGGACAAAGACAAATGACTGAG GAAGTGACTTCAATACTTGTAGCAGATGGAGTTTCGAGTGAGAAGATCCTAAAGAACTTTTGA